The Dehalobacter sp. DCM sequence ACCTATTTTGAAAGACCGCGAAAAAAGACTCGCCGTGGGACTGTTCATGCAACGACCTTCCGCCATAGGCATCCTCCAGCATTAAATCTTCCACATTGGACGCAAAGTTATAAAAGCTCTCCGCTCTGAAGAAAAAACCATCTCTGGGTTTTTTGGCTCCTTTGACAATTTTAATATAGTGATTCAAGTCGGAATGCGTCACTCTGGAAGCGAAATTGAAATTCTTTGTTCCGCCTTCCGCATTAAACCCGAACGCCACCGCGATCGATTCTAAAATGGTTGATTTTCCTGAACCGTTCTCTCCGACGATGAAGGTGACTTTGGGGTGGAAAGACAATCGGTCTAAGTTTTTGATGGCAGGTAAATCAAAGGGGTATTCTGTAAAGGACGGAACCTGCTCCCGGTCTAATTCAATATAGCGTATGTATTGGGTAAGGTTGTCGCTTTCGCTTTGTGGCAGTAATTTCATCAGCCCAAGCGCGTTTTTCATTTTTTTCATAATTCATGCCTCGATAATCATTTCATTGATCTTCACTTCCAGATTTTTGATGAGAGCGTTTTCCTTTGCTTTATACTGTGTGAGCTTTTGCAGTGACAACGAAGACTGACTGGTATGCTCGAGTTTGTATACATCTTCATTTTCATTATATAATATTTAAAATTATTTTTACCTATTTGGTCTAAAAATAAAGAGCCATCCGGCTCATTATTTTTACAAAATTAGCTGTATTTTTTTTCGCTCCACGTCATGACATCTTTCATACATTAATTACAACTGAACATGCTCCAAAAAGACAATATCATACGTCGTTTCATCAAGATAGAATCGAAAGCGTTCTGTGCTGTTCTTCCGAAATCTAGCTGTATCTTCCTCGCCAATCATTTCCCGAATGGCTTGCCAGACCATTAGCTCACCTTTTTTAATTCGTTCACCTTTTTTCTCGAACACATATTGCATGGATTTTCAGTGCGAATACGCCGAATTATTTACAGCAGCCGCAATTACGAATGGCTATTAAACTAAATTTCTCAATTCAGTTTTTATAAAAGTAATTCACATCCTCGCAAGCTCAATCTACTATTGCTTGACGCCGTGATAACGATGAGTAATTCATCAACCAATAAACAACCATACCGATGATTGGCAGTGAAAATGCAATGCCCAGCCAAAGTAAAGGGGATATTTCTAAAGCGGTTTGTGATAAACTTTTCGCGTCCCTATAGACAATGACGGTTAGCGCAATATGTGTAATAATTAAAATCAGGGCCCAAATAATCTGAATCAATACTGTTAAACCAAATATCGGTGTCATCATTTCTTTCCTCCAATATCTTTATTTACCGCCTTCACGAAACCACATCGGTAGGTTGAGTTCAAATTACATAAAGTAAACTGCAATACCAGCCAGCAAACAGGGAATTTCAAATAAAAATAAAGCAAAACTAATTTTAGACCGTTTTCTATAGTCTTCGGCATCTGAATAATTTGGATATGAACGTATGTTTAAATTTATCACCTGCCTTTATAAAAATACTCCCTAGATATTTTTATGCCTAAATCATTCAGAAGAAACCAAAACATGTTCCTTAGACACACGATATCTTTATCCAATATTTGTATAATTCTCTTTTAATAGCTTCTTTCCTTTCTTTTCCTACATTTTTATAATATTTTAATCAAGCCATAGCATTATTCTTCCTGATACAGCAAAAACCGCTTTCGCGGTTTTTATATGTGTATCAGAAAGATATAAATCCATCTGAATATCTTATTTAAGTTTACTTCACTATATCTCCTCACGTCGCAATTGCTCAATTTTCCACTGGCATTTCCAGACGATCCTTAACAACGCTAACGTGATAATCCCGAGCAACACTGTTAAAGCACCAATAACAACTTCACCCGTTTCCATAGCGGCCATCAGCTCCATCAAGAAACAGATGGTTTCAATTACCAAAAAGACGGTGAAAAAACGTTTGATCTTACGGTATTGCGCTATTTTGGACTGTGCATCGGTATACATCTCAAAGGGCCCATCGGCAGCCTTTTTGCGCAGGAATACCCATCGCCACCACTGACCGACTACTTCGACGCCGGCCTCCTCCATAAACGTGGCATAATCGGTCTTATCGCCATGCCAATTATCCAGTATATCAATCTGATAATTGTATTCGCCGGGTTCACAGGGTACAAACGTATAAAAGCCGAGGAAAAACTGTTTCAGCGCCCATCCTTCCAAACACATTTTCTGCAGCCAATCTTGCTCGGCATCTTTATCATAATACAATCTGAATTTTAACATCGTGTCTTTCCCCCTCTCATCTATCTTAATTGTCTTTATTTATCTTATGGTTTTCATTTATCTTATTGTTTTCATTTTCTTATTCTCTTTGTGGTTTTCGCTATTATCGTCTTCTCTCTTATCATCATCGCCCATCCACATCCATCAAATTACTTTGTTCCATCTTTTGTGCGTTGCAAATAAGTTCCTGCAGCCTTTGCACTTCGTTTTGAA is a genomic window containing:
- a CDS encoding AAA family ATPase — protein: MKNALGLMKLLPQSESDNLTQYIRYIELDREQVPSFTEYPFDLPAIKNLDRLSFHPKVTFIVGENGSGKSTILESIAVAFGFNAEGGTKNFNFASRVTHSDLNHYIKIVKGAKKPRDGFFFRAESFYNFASNVEDLMLEDAYGGRSLHEQSHGESFFAVFQNRFSRESIYILDEPEAALSPSRQMSLLTRMHELINEGSQFIIATHSPIIMAYPDALIYQIRDGIEQVGYEETEHYQITRSFLNNPKKMLDILLE
- a CDS encoding DUF2812 domain-containing protein — encoded protein: MLKFRLYYDKDAEQDWLQKMCLEGWALKQFFLGFYTFVPCEPGEYNYQIDILDNWHGDKTDYATFMEEAGVEVVGQWWRWVFLRKKAADGPFEMYTDAQSKIAQYRKIKRFFTVFLVIETICFLMELMAAMETGEVVIGALTVLLGIITLALLRIVWKCQWKIEQLRREEI